The Lathyrus oleraceus cultivar Zhongwan6 chromosome 5, CAAS_Psat_ZW6_1.0, whole genome shotgun sequence genome includes the window GGGATTTTGAAAATGTACTTGATATTGATCAAATACCTTTTATCTTAGTATTTTTTGAAAGGTTAGTTTTAATGGTCATTTTGGTTTTTTGGATTAACAATTATGCAttgtcgctacgcgaaaaatacagtgtcgccatcggtttttatttatcccaaaggaatgggaaaatatcgagaaaacccaAGAGAATGGTCGTTGCAACCATGAATAGGTTCGAaagtcggttatgtaaggggaagatattagcacccctcacatccatggtactccacgggaaccatctaggatgtttgcgcttaTGTGTGTGTTATTTATCGAATGCTTGCTTGCTAAAGGTTTGCGGAGTGGAagtagattttaaattagtgtgctcgccaaggaatggatcctcgtgcctacgtatgcccacttgttgaagtgagaaatcagagccttcgtagttcgtgggtttaaaatgtttgtttgttttatgggttttattaccttgaagaagggttttctATTGCgtcgccctaaggctcaaacaaaaggtttgaatgtgttaaactgtttttatgttttaaagaaagtgttattgatttcgaatcgcactaaagactatggataaaggtgaatacctcaaaCTACCAAAccaaacgtcttgtgttcgaagcattcagaatgagtgtaggaaagctccagtctcatcccttctttatcgcttaaggctcgtgacgtacgatcctaatcgccatttattgtgttttttgagtttgatttggaaaaaagaccacttgacgttggatcaacggtTTGATCATTGAATTTGTAAAAAggtgacgttggatcaagggtttgattattgATTGTGGAATAGTGTGTGCCCCTAATGCCTAAGGAGTAGCTAACAGGAAAtaaaagaaagcaagtaaatgcGTACATGGGAAAGGGgagggggtacatgtaaagtacaagggagtgcaggaaataaaaggtctcattgtcaggtagcccaagagaaagccttgtaCGTGCATAGTGTCCTAAACTAGAAAGCACATAAAAGATTACAAGCTCTCAAAAGACTACAAATTCTTCTTGGTTCTTGCCTGCTTCTTCCATGTTATGGTCACACAATCCTCCAAGGTCTCTTGCAAGGGTCCTAGTAAGAAGTCCCTAAGTCCATTGTCCATTACACgcttgaatgttataaccaaacaaatagaaagaaggggtttttaaggttcagaacttaaatcgaagatgattaaaggtaaaagaaaaattgataaataagttaatctattgtatcgatttccgacttatcatcgattcttataatttcaattcactagcggattcaatcccattcaATTACAATAAccactgacaagcgcaaattggtattatatgatgtatgttcctaatttctgaattaagcaaacggatttaagcagacgcgaattaagcaaacgcgacttaatcaaacacgataacaaaaaagctacgctaacgtgattatagttaaggatcatacaaacaatcaaatttaatcaactctatcctataagaaacaatttaattaagcaaacgaaagtaatcgaattaagaaaacgagtttataggaagaattgaaattaaattgaaattaataaaaacctcaaagtggaattcgactacaacagatcaactctttgggaattagctctccatgaaatATTCCAAGCAATATTTTATCATCAAAATTAAGAATTAGCATTTCTAtagtagtgaaagacctaatataataaaaggtaaattcgggcccttataggatccgacccgaaaattacaaaaactgactcaaactaactattttaattaagtctaaaacttcaacgaattattcgacCCTTCTTCATTTTGAAACTGCTTTTGACTTCAAAATGAAACTTGTAgttctttctcttagctttccaacgtATATTAGAATGTGTCAATCTGACTCATATAGcccaagttatgatctgcatagtgataaggtatcaaataactatttatgctgaaaataaagtatgaaaataaaataaaggaaaaaataaacttaaatattaaaacacactaaaatattaaaaataatataatgAACTATAGATTTGCCTAAGAACAATAGTAGAATAAagtgcatcaaaatgcactgatcaaattctcccatacttgaacttttgcactccgagcaaaattataatttcaaaacaaaaggaaagaaaatagaGCATGCACTTCCAAAAGTTTTCAAGATACAATGTATAAGCATAATTataagtctaagcttcaagaatatgaTGTTAGTAAGTAActttttgtgacattcaaagcaGATAGAAAAATAGATTACCAAAAAGTACATCAACAGCAGTAAGATCATCACAGGATATTATTCACTCAATtctcaagtgtttagattaattgtttacactcaaagcacaacatgaaagttgGCACTACCATAAGCTTGGAAATACTCTAACATTcacaattgaaatacatgcacacaaagatcaaaaggacttttatttggttgtaaagtggtcaaggtaagggtgagataaatcctaaggggtactaggctaaaattcaaagagataaaagagacttgaaagaaactgcgggagttgaatttacaaaatatttcattcacttaAACAACTCTTAAGCAATTGTTTTGTCTTCTCTTTcctctttttattctttttttttctgaAGGAGTATATATTGACATGTattgaaatattacaaacataattctttgttttttcttcctcttatccttctattttttcattcctttttttttcttttctattttttttctttttctgccaacttctgaaatattacaaacataattattcaaccccaTACAACTCCAAATAAGACTCTTTTAATCCTTTGAATAGGGTGGTAACATAGTTTTTCACTTCTCGCCTTGTAATGGGTTTTAAATAAAAAAAGGATAATAGGCTCAAtggggtttcaaacaagggatgcAATTATTTTATGGTTGactttttggctaactggctaaaaaaacaaaagaaaacaaaatttcctttatcatatcagtgtgcacaagtaaacaacggcattaacaagagtcaattcaagttctagagactaacatACATGAGTGAaacacacaagaaagaaagagatggatttttgtatgttatccatataaggctcaaaatctcacgaggttaattgatctaccacaaatgatgtataatttagagtttagtcatttctatcatactaaaaatgcacaacaaatttttcacatcacactacaagactttagtcaagagaactaagaaaaatactcataaatgtaactcaaaaaccaaaggaaaaaacatgtaatttttttttaatttagcaactaaaaaccaaaaacagagaaaaactgaaaaacaaaataaacaaaactaaacaaataaatggttccctcccccacacttaaaacatacattgtcctcaatgaaaagcataaatataaaataagagtgagagaaaggaaagaacacacccgaggagtcaaggcggacAAGTGATTTCATAAGCAGTCTTTCCCAAAGACAGTTCTTCTACaatctcttcttccaaagtcgggttctcatgtagtagctttgggtagtgtccattgaccttgaaattttgattagtgcattcgtcttgtattccaggatcaaagaagaatctttgataagtaaaagtgttgaatgtGCGCGTGAAGTAATCTCCTTTTTCATAATATCAAGAATAAAAGAATTACGGGGCTGCCtcactatttttattttatctttaagtgagatcctatgaATACATATGGAAtggctaatatcacgagtgtcagctaaggtccatccaattcccttcttatgtttctacttaagttgaagctttgatgaataatatgaatcctcaGAAAGTGGTTTAGGCTCTACAGAATATGGTTGTtaatggatggtatgtttggggaAGCCGaaatgtcaagagcttcagctacataaacaacttcatttacactGTGACCCTGTAAGGCAtcatcaatctcagcacaaacagCACAAAGCtaacgcgacttaatcaaacacgataacgaaaaagctacgctaacgtgattatagttaaggatcatacaaacaatcaaatttaatcaactctattctataagaaacaatcgaattaagcaaacgagtttataggaagaattgaaaagaaattgaaattaaattgaaattaataaaaacctcaaagtggaattcgaatacaacagatcAACTCTTCGGGAATTAGCTCTCTATGAAATATTCTAAGTAATATTTTATCATAAAAATTCATAATTAGAATTTCTACagtagtgaaagacctaatataataaatccaggcccttataggatccggcccgaaaattacaaaaactggtccaaattaactattttaattaagtctgaaacttcaacgaattattcgacCCTTATTCATTCTGAATTTtcttttgacttcaacatgaaacttgtagttctttctcttatctttctaacgcatattAGAACGTGTCAATCCGACTCATATAGTCCAAGTTATGATCTACATAGTgataaggtatcaaataactatttatgctgaaaataaagtacgaaaataaaataaagacaaaaataaacttaaatattaaaacacactaaaatattaaaaataatataatgAACTATATATTtgcctaagtacaatagtagaagaaagttcatcaaaatgcactgatcaaacAACATATGAGATTCCTCatataaatgaagcagtatctcaaacgTTCATCTTTTGGGGGAAATAATTCAGAAAAGACTCCCTTTGGAAGAGATTTACTCGCACATCTTTGTAGGGGAAAAGTTTATAAGAGAATTTTTAGGGTAACATCTGCTTGGGGAGTAACAAAGCAAAGACGCTGGGGAATATCATTATCAACCATAAAGTTGAAGAATGTCTTGCTGGGAAATAATTCCACGAGCACATGCAAGGTAATAACTTTATTTAGAGAAATACGGATTGTCCATGATACATATGATTGACTCTGGATCCTGAATTATattatgtttgatgttttgtaTGACATGGGTAGAAATATCATGTATGGAACTATGCATGAgatgtatgcaagtatgcaattaCTGAGGATTTTTAgatgtgcatgtaggaatgcgaataATTTTCTTTGTTCATTTTTTATGAAACTCCCCATTTCGGCAGGAGTGTTATGCATGGGTATGCTAATGATTGATAGGACTATGTTTGATGAATTTTTCTATTTTGGTAGGAAAATCATGTAGAAATTGATGCATGTGAcgcatgtgggaatgcaactggTTACTTGGATTTTTTGTAGGGATTTATTTTGTTTCCAATGAGAGATTGTTAgggaatatcatcatcaaagggggttatggaaaataatttgtcatcgtcaaagggttgacagaaagaaAGTTCACTATGGAGTGACATCGTCAAAGGGTTGCCAGGAAGAATCTATCATCGTtaaagggttgacagaaaggaTCAAATATAGAATATCATCATCTAAGGGTTGATGGAAATTAATTTGTCATCGTTAAAGGGTTGGCGGAAAGAAAGTTCACTATGGAGTGacttcgtcaaagggttgatgaaAAGAATCTATCATCGTCAAAGAGTTGACGGAAAGGATCAAATATAGAACatcgtcatcaaagggttgatggaaaataatttttcattatcaaagggttgtcagaaagaaacttcactatggagtaacatggtcaaagggttgacggaaagaaacttcaTTATAGAGTGACAccgtcaaagggttgacagaaagaaacttcactatggagtggtgtcgtcaaagggttgacgaaaagaaacttcactatggagtaAGGTTGTCAAAGGGTTGATGAAAAGAAACTTCACTATAGAGTGACGTCGTCgaagggttgacggaaagaaacttcactatggagtgacGTTGTCAAAGagttgacggaaagaaacttcactatggagtgacGCCATCAAAGGGTTGACCaaaagaaacttcactatggcgtgacgtcaaagggttgatggaaatAAGTAAAGAATGTCATCACCAAAGGGTTAGTGGAAAAAgatttgtcatcgtcaaagggttgacggaaagaattattatgttatgtatgcatatggTGCATGTTAATGAAAACTTATCGCTTTTGCGAGAGAGCCTTTTGATATGCAAAATCCTGATTTGGAAGGAAAGTTACGCGTGTTTATTATATGCGgtgcatgtggtaatgcaagaGGTTTTTTTGGGGTTAATCTCCCTTTTCGAAGGTGAAACCTTTtgggtaccaatgttgattggatttgagtttatgAAGATGACAACAAAGTGGAATTTTATTTCTTAGTagttgccaatatggattggacttttGGTTTTTTTTATGGATGCCAATGtggattggactttggttttgGGGATGCCAATAGGGATTGGACTTTTGTTTGGTAAACCGTTTTAACTTCGCGACACTCGATCTTTTGACAATGTGATGATTGGGAAGAAAATATGGATGTTTTTGGTTCCCCGTGTTTGATCTTTTGCAGATAGGTTGTGTGTTTATTCTTAAGAGAACCTCAACTTCTTTGTCTGACATGCCTTGATGGCTTACAAATGATTTAATGAGCGTAGCGTTGTAATCaatgcatgatgattgtgttATTTCTCTTCCCCAAGGCTCTTTTGAACTTGTCTGTCCCAGCCTATAGGTTTTCTGAAGGAATTCACCTTTGAAAGGAAACCATGGGAACGATTATACCATGGCCTAGTATGGACCAAAATTTCCCTAGTGTATAAATCTTTCAGTAGTTTTCCCCTGATTGAGCTTTTGAAGAATTTTCCCCAGATGGACTGaatgttttgaaatgatttgcctccttgatcaactgatgcttggagatttgtctttTGACTGACCAATTCATAGTCATTGGTTACCATGCCCCTAATCCATAGGGTTATGAAGTAGTATTGATTTATGTCAATATTGACGAATGATCAAGTTCTTCTATGATTGCTTCTTTGAAGTTCCTTGATATCAAGTACTTACTTGTAgttaaaattgtttatttaattaatggtaattttaatgccacattcatgcaagttttgaaaatAAGAATCATTTAAATGATGTGGTAGTGTGTGACGAATGGACCATTAGTCCAAACGCAGTGctgatttagctagtgtgtgaaAGATACAATGAGAATATGATGCCAATACAGGTGATTAAcaaatctctaggagtcagtttacaCAACCTTGATGTAGTATGCTTTTAGAATAAACCCTACCCCAATTAAGTAttttaagggttgtaatgtgACATGGctcatggttattgaaacaaaggaTATAATGCTCAAATCttgttttaacccaccccttcttcatgatgatcttcagtcctacattcagttaattcaacacactcagtagTCTTCCAATGGAGTTTGACAGTGTGATTGATGATTCAAGATTCGCTTGAAATGGCAATCACCTTATTTTGTCCTTACTCATGGATATCGGTcaccctttgattcttgatatggtggtcactgaatattgtttttcttttgctAATGATTTTCATGATCTcttttgatttttattttgatccctaacttttgcctggacctctTTTTGAAGCTTTAGTCCACCAGGATtaccctaatttttgcctaagtcgcctctTTGGGTGTTCAACTTAAcgggctctttctttgatttttttttgaaaagttaTGACTGTCAAGTCATTGGTCATTAAAGAATAACCAAcataacttttggattttgcaaGGTTCCTTTTGACACTTCAGATGTGTTCGAAGAATTTCATGCGGTTGATCCTCATATGAGATATTTCATACTGTAATTCGAATGTGTAGTCAGATTAgctgaacactaccctgccccggGTTAAATGCGAGGGTTTTTTAGATCCAAAAGAAACTtctacttctaggctcgaagtgtTAACTAGGaattaactccttatctctccagtgcTTAGGGATTTTAAAATAATGTTTGTACATCATCAGTAGGATTTTATCTAAAAGCATACCACtagcaattatgggtattttgttttcaTCATCCTCTCTTCAATCTTTGCTAAAACGATAGTTTGATAAGTGAAAGGGagaaatatttttattttttgatataaatggaaaatatgagtgaatgcgaaaggattcgttcaaaacatgcatgatcatttcattaatattaccattaaaggaaaACAACAATAATTGAAACCAAATAAGTACTTaacatgcaaagaaaaatacaacTAAAATGCTAGAAATAGACAAATGATTGTCAGCGTAGAGGAAGCTCTCTCGTGCTTTGTTCACTACTGGGCCAACTTTCTTCAAAGTTGGAGGTCGTTCTGCTCACCGAGACTAGTTTGATAATCATCTTCAGACCTATTCTCAAAAATCTCTTCCACAGTTTGGACTGATGGACCCGTATGGCTAGGTGATTGAATATTGTTGATTTGCAGGCCTCGAGGCGCAAATGAGAACATTTTGGAGTTAAGAAGAGTTTGTACCTTGATCTTGAGCACCTTGCATTCTTAAGTTGAATGCCCATATGCCCCAACATGGAAGTCACATCGAGCATTAATGTCAAAGCCTGATGGGTATGGAGGAATTAATAGATTCAGTTCCTTTGGCACTATCAACCCTCTCTTGATCAAATATGGAAGTACTTGACTGTATGGCATTGGAAGCGGATCGATGTGTCTCTCTGGCTTTCTTGGCCTTTGTTGAGCATGTTAATGCTGTCGATATGGAGCATTCTCCCGTTGGTATGGCTGTTGATGTAGTATATGTCGTTGATACTGAGGAGGTCCTCGAATTGTAGGATGATACTGATTCTGTGGAGTGAATGGTGTCTGATATGGAGCTTGTGGAGTTTCCCATACTGCATTAACTTCATCCTCTTATTCCTCTTGGGAACTGACAATAGATTCATTTTAAATGTTTTGGCTACTCGAGGTGCATTGAATTCTTCCAGTTTTGAGGCCACACTTGATGCGTTCTCCAATTGATACCAAGTGAGCGAAATTTGATGCTGCACTGCTAATCATACTTTCGAAGCAAGGACTTTGCAAGTTATCTTTGAATGAGTCCATTAACTCTTTCTCTAAGAGTGGTGGTTCAACACAAGCCTCTAACTttctccatctttgggcataccctctgAAGGATTCGTTGCTTTCCTAAGATAAGGCTCCCAACTGCATGCGATCGGGAGCCATGTCCAAATTGTATTTGTACTACTTCAAAAAGGCGTTAGCTAGGTCCAACCATGACTGAATGTGATTCCTTTTTAACTCCATGTACTAGCTCAATAATGccccagtcaaactgtcttgaaaatagtgaatcatTAGCTTATCATTGTGAGCATAGGAGATCATCTTTCGACAAAACATCACCAAATAGTGCTTTGGAcaactatcccctttgtacttctcgaATTCTGGAACTTTGAACTTTGCAGGTATAACCAGGCCAGTTACCAAACACATGTTTAAAGCATTGAGTTCAACAACATCTCGCCATTCTATAGCTTTAAGTATTTTCTCTAGCACGCGACATCTTTCagcaatctcatcatcttgtggtCGTTTAGCATTGACCACCAGGCTTGTCCCATGGGAATCTGGCACAGAGAATGCAAAGCTATGATTCTCAACAACATCATGATATGAGGAACGCATGGCTTGTACAATATGATGCTCCTGTACAACAGATTTATCAACTGGGGTTCGCACAAGTCGAGGCTGAGTGAGATCATTTAATGGAGGTGGAATGACATTCCCAATGTCTGCAGTCCGCTGAATGTTATCCTCTCTCTTTGCTAAAGATATCATAGCCTCCACAAGTTGGTTTATCTGGTTTTTCATCGAGTCAACATCTCCTCTCAATGAAATATGACTTTGCTCCAATGGATCCATGGTCTTTCAATAGCTCCTTCAAGTCCAATACGAGTGTTAGGGAACCAACTACAggttatggacaaaggatggatgagtgttttttttggaaaatgacatgcatttAATGCTTATGAAATGTGAATGCATGAAATTTTTGTATTTGGGTATACAAAGAAAATGTAATGTAGGTATTGTTAGTATCCAAGATAATATGAGTATCACATAACAACCTACTAGGTAGGCTCCCTATAACGGATAGTTTTAGGCTCTCTACCCATAAACCACTCACAGGGTTGGCTCTGAGGTTTTTGATAAGGTTCCTAAAGTCATGGATGCTAATCGTATCAATGTTCTATAACAGGCTAGATGTTTTATGAGGAGAGTGACGACATGTCTATTCTGGGTAGGGTTCTCATGCTAGGCACACAAGGAGTGGTCCTTGGAGTCTAACACTATATAACCACCAAGACACAAACTGGTTCTAAGAATGGTTCTGAGAGTCATGGACCCTTCACGAATCAAGTCATGCGACAGGCTAGCTGCCTTACAACGAGATCTACGAAAATTTCTACTCTATGGGAAGACTTCATGCTAGGCCCACAAGGAGAGATCCTCGGATactaacactacacaacttccaattctaaACTTAGGTGTTACCTCTTCTTTTTCCAAAGCTCGAGTGTAGAGCTTTACTCATGATATCATCCCAAATCCAAGATAAACAAGATGATAAACATATAATAGAAAGAAAACAAATAAGCAAGCAAGTATATACATCATGAAGAAAACAAATAAGCAAACCCAACATTTATCGCAAACTTAACTAAGTTATacttgactctctcttgcttggaggaaatttccccagcagagtcgtcatctgtcgcatctcaaaaaatacgattcctcgtGATGGTCGCAGAAAAATAGTTCAAACAGAGTTGCCACCGAAatttattcattccaatgaaggaataggaa containing:
- the LOC127081936 gene encoding uncharacterized protein LOC127081936; the encoded protein is MDPLEQSHISLRGDVDSMKNQINQLVEAMISLAKREDNIQRTADIGNVIPPPLNDLTQPRLVRTPVDKSVVQEHHIVQAMRSSYHDVVENHSFAFSVPDSHGTSLVVNAKRPQDDEIAERCRVLEKILKAIEWRDVVELNALNMCLVTGLVIPAKFKVPEFEKYKGDSCPKHYLVMFCRKMISYAHNDKLMIHYFQDSLTGALLS